A section of the Roseivirga sp. BDSF3-8 genome encodes:
- a CDS encoding nucleotide pyrophosphohydrolase encodes MSLKEAQERVDEWIRTTGVRYFNELTNMTILTEEVGELARLMARTYGEQSFKESDKDRDLGNEMADVLWVLICLANQTGVDLTEAFQKNMAKKTSRDKDRHKNNEKLRGND; translated from the coding sequence ATAAGCCTGAAAGAGGCGCAGGAAAGGGTGGATGAGTGGATCCGTACTACGGGTGTGCGCTACTTTAATGAGCTCACCAATATGACTATACTTACGGAAGAGGTGGGCGAACTTGCCCGGCTGATGGCGCGTACCTATGGTGAGCAGAGCTTTAAGGAGTCGGACAAAGACCGTGACCTGGGCAATGAGATGGCGGATGTGCTGTGGGTACTGATCTGCCTGGCCAACCAAACGGGGGTAGACCTCACGGAAGCTTTTCAAAAGAACATGGCCAAAAAGACCTCACGGGATAAGGACCGGCATAAGAACAATGAGAAGCTGAGGGGAAATGATTGA
- a CDS encoding nitrate/nitrite transporter, with amino-acid sequence MKERESASPLLVALIVLAQFACTSLWFAGNAVVPELQAYLKLGPEAVGQVTSSVQFGFITGTLVFAMLGIADRFSPSRVFLISAILGAAANLGVVFLSGGLIPLLLLRFLTGFFLAGIYPVGMKIASDHHKRGLGLALGFLVGALVMGTAFPHFVRGFLQDVPWRTVFYTTTAMALAGGLVVGLLVPDGPFRKPVARPDFTAFFRVFAKKDFRAAAFGYFGHMWELYAFWAFVPVAVAAYEAMHPGQEWNIPLFTFAVIAIGGVTCALGGILSSRFGSGRVAFMALSLSGLCCLLSPLFYLLPPPFFGSLLIIWGMTVSPDSPQFSTLVATTAPEASKGTALTIVNSIGFAITIPSILLLGKAFKVLPVEYAFLVLVPGPLFGLIGTARLLKKEKN; translated from the coding sequence GTGAAAGAAAGAGAATCAGCCTCCCCCCTGCTCGTTGCGCTCATCGTATTAGCACAGTTTGCCTGCACCTCCCTCTGGTTTGCAGGCAATGCCGTAGTGCCTGAGTTGCAGGCCTATCTAAAACTTGGGCCTGAGGCAGTAGGGCAGGTAACTTCCTCCGTACAGTTTGGCTTTATTACCGGCACCCTCGTTTTTGCTATGCTTGGCATAGCCGATCGTTTCTCACCTTCCCGGGTGTTTCTCATATCCGCCATACTGGGGGCTGCCGCTAATTTGGGCGTCGTTTTTCTCAGCGGAGGCCTCATTCCGCTTCTCTTGCTCCGCTTTCTCACCGGCTTTTTTCTTGCAGGCATTTACCCCGTAGGCATGAAAATCGCCTCTGACCACCACAAGCGCGGGCTTGGGCTCGCCCTGGGCTTCCTCGTGGGTGCACTCGTCATGGGTACGGCCTTTCCGCATTTCGTGCGCGGCTTCCTGCAGGATGTGCCCTGGCGTACCGTCTTTTATACCACCACTGCCATGGCACTGGCAGGCGGCCTCGTGGTAGGGCTACTGGTACCGGACGGCCCCTTTCGCAAGCCCGTAGCCAGGCCGGACTTTACCGCTTTTTTCAGGGTATTTGCCAAAAAAGATTTTCGTGCAGCAGCATTTGGATATTTTGGCCACATGTGGGAACTGTATGCTTTCTGGGCTTTTGTCCCCGTAGCCGTAGCCGCCTATGAGGCCATGCATCCCGGTCAGGAGTGGAACATACCGCTTTTCACCTTTGCCGTTATCGCCATAGGTGGCGTCACCTGTGCGCTCGGGGGCATCCTATCGTCCCGCTTTGGCAGTGGCCGTGTGGCATTCATGGCATTATCCCTTTCCGGCCTTTGCTGCCTGCTGTCCCCCCTGTTTTACCTATTGCCTCCTCCGTTTTTCGGGTCCCTCCTTATCATATGGGGAATGACCGTATCCCCGGACTCACCACAGTTTTCCACCCTGGTGGCTACTACAGCGCCGGAAGCTTCCAAAGGCACCGCCCTCACCATTGTCAACAGCATCGGCTTTGCCATCACTATACCATCCATTCTGCTACTTGGCAAAGCTTTTAAAGTTCTCCCCGTAGAGTACGCCTTTCTCGTACTCGTACCCGGCCCGCTATTTGGCCTTATTGGTACCGCCCGGTTGTTAAAAAAAGAAAAAAACTGA